In Arachis stenosperma cultivar V10309 chromosome 1, arast.V10309.gnm1.PFL2, whole genome shotgun sequence, one DNA window encodes the following:
- the LOC130967063 gene encoding 12-oxophytodienoate reductase 3, whose product MADNESSSLFSAYKMAKFSLSHRVVLAPMTRCRALNGIPRAAHAEYYAQRSTPGGFLITEGTLISPTASGFPHVPGIYSDEQVEAWRNVVDAVHAKGSFIFCQLWHVGRASHPVYQPGAAPPISSTNKAISSRWRILLPDQSYGVYPEPRPLDSSEIPQIVDHYRQSAVNAIRAGFDGIEIHGAHGYLIDQFLKDGINERRDEYGGSISNRCRFLMQVVKAVVSAIGAERVGVRISPAIDHLDAMDSDPLGLGLAVVERLNNLQQELGRKLTYLHVTQPRYTAYGQTESGRPGSEEEEARLMRTLRNAYEGTFMASGGFTRELGIEAVAQGDADLVSYGRLFISNPDLVQRLKLNAPLTKYNRKTFYTQDPVIGYTDYPFLSGTTDPLSRL is encoded by the exons ATGGCAGACAACGAGTCCAGCAGCCTGTTTTCTGCTTACAAGATGGCGAAATTCAGCCTCTCGCACAGGGTGGTACTGGCGCCCATGACCAGGTGCAGAGCCTTGAACGGGATCCCACGTGCCGCTCACGCCGAGTATTACGCTCAGAGATCCACACCCGGTGGATTCCTCATCACCGAAGGCACTTTGATCTCTCCCACTGCTTCTGGCTTCCCTCATGTACCTGGAATATACTCTGACGAGCAAGTTGAGGCATGGAGAAACGTCGTCGATGCCGTGCATGCCAAAGGCAGCTTCATCTTCTGTCAACTCTGGCATGTTGGCCGTGCATCTCATCCCG TGTATCAGCCTGGGGCGGCGCCGCCCATTTCCTCCACAAACAAGGCTATTTCCTCCAGATGGAGAATTCTCTTGCCGGATCAGTCCTACGGGGTGTATCCAGAGCCCCGACCACTTGACTCTTCTGAGATACCACAAATAGTGGACCACTATCGCCAGTCAGCGGTCAACGCTATCCGAGCAGGTTTCGATGGAATTGAGATTCACGGTGCACACGGCTATCTGATTGATCAATTCTTGAAGGACGGGATCAATGAGCGAAGAGATGAGTATGGTGGATCCATTTCAAATAGGTGCAGATTCTTAATGCAGGTAGTTAAAGCAGTCGTTTCTGCAATTGGAGCAGAAAGAGTAGGGGTTAGAATCTCACCGGCAATCGACCACCTGGATGCCATGGACTCCGACCCGCTTGGCCTGGGGCTAGCAGTGGTGGAGAGGCTCAACAACCTCCAGCAAGAGCTGGGCAGAAAACTGACCTATCTCCATGTGACTCAACCCCGCTACACAGCTTACGGGCAGACCGAGTCGGGCAGACCGGGCAGCGAAGAAGAGGAAGCTCGGCTGATGCGGACGCTGCGCAATGCTTATGAGGGAACATTCATGGCAAGTGGTGGATTCACAAGGGAGTTGGGAATCGAAGCTGTGGCTCAAGGGGATGCGGACTTGGTATCCTACGGTCGCCTTTTCATCTCCAACCCGGACCTGGTTCAGAGGTTGAAGCTCAATGCACCTCTCACTAAGTATAACAGAAAGACATTTTACACTCAGGATCCTGTTATTGGCTACACTGATTACCCTTTCCTAAGTGGGACTACTGACCCACTCTCACGCCTTTAA
- the LOC130967073 gene encoding uncharacterized protein LOC130967073 → MTGIAKEEESASPSWGEVARAVAAAVSSPTLKDDTGGSQFQRLHNQVTKMIKGFSRSPDSKNAYYNPEILTSLKRQWAANFQLQHTDHKSWKEPSQLFESMVVVGLHPNCDVQALRRQYVVRKIESPGKLRSALGYQNQSRIEPNIEPNIEPQVLFVYPPEKKLPLKCKDLLSFCFPGGLEVRAIERTPSMSELNEILFGQEHIKQRDLSFVFRLQGADHSTLYGCCVLVEELVHKPSGLLSLISDKQPPFSSSRRHILTTQRCYCILSRLPFFELHFGVLQSIFTQERLDRLTKSIGDLSFESFDGNSEDENSDGNFEHMLVSDGPMEGKLDGNPMISESSLRSSSPENIVGDAHPEHQMVNRELQIYERISYEIVEPTDPETGRATAKEESGPTYPEECDQYTDAFATNKHSEDKHLPNALLPLLRYCQYESSESSCSFQGSPCEDRNFRSDADDNETEEASSSGQEDSSDLNDILEWAKENNHGPLQIISEYYRLPCPARGLAVRFHPLEHLHPLEYHRLAEEALCLVGPTDGLKSCSPDLKLVDAHNALLAEEATALSLWAVACICGTLRLEHVLTFFAGVLLEKQIVVVCSNLGVLSASVLSVIPLIRPYQWQSLLMPVLPNDMLEFLDAPVPYVVGIKNKTSEIQSKLTNVILVDANRNQVKSPTIPQLPRQKELISSLRPSHAMLVGESYTGRRRPVYECTEVQVEAAKEFLSVLRSYLDSLCDNIRSHTITNVQSNDDKVSLLLKESFIESFPYRDRPFMKLFVDTQLFSVHTDLILSFFQKE, encoded by the exons ATGACTGGCATAGCAAAGGAGGAAGAGTCAGCTAGTCCTAGTTGGGGTGAAGTGGCTAGGGCTGTTGCTGCTGCTGTTAGTTCTCCAACTTTGAAAGATGATACTGGTGGCAGCCAATTTCAGAGGCTGCATAATCAAGTTACAAAGATGATAAAGGGATTTTCACGCTCTCCTGATTCTAAAAATGCGTATTACAATCCAGAAATCCTGACTAGTTTGAAGCGTCAATGGGCTGCAAACTTCCAATTGCAACACACT GACCACAAATCTTGGAAGGAGCCTTCACAGCTGTTTGAAAGCATGGTGGTTGTGGGACTTCATCCAAATTGTGATGTTCAGGCACTGCGAAGGCAATATGTTGTTAGAAAAATTGAAAGCCCGGGAAAATTGAGAAGTGCACTTGGTTATCAGAATCAATCCCGTATAGAACCCAATATAGAGCCCAATATTGAACCTCAG GTTTTATTTGTATATCCTCCTGAAAAAAAGCTGCCTCTTAAATGCAAGGATCTTCTCTCTTTCTGCTTCCCTGGAGGATTGGAG GTCCGTGCTATTGAGAGAACCCCATCCATGAGTGAGTTGAATGAAATTCTTTTTGGGCAG GAACATATCAAACAAAGGGATCTGTCATTTGTGTTCAGGTTACAG GGTGCAGACCATTCAACGCTTTATGGGTGTTGTGTCTTAGTTGAAGAACTAGTTCATAAGCCCTCTGGATTGCTTTCTCTGATTTCTGATAAACAACCACCTTTTTCTTCTTCGAGACGTCATATATTAACCACACAGAGATGTTACTGCATTCTTTCAAGGCTTCCATTTTTTGAATTGCACTTTGGTGTTTTACAAAG CATCTTCACACAAGAGAGGCTGGATCGGTTGACGAAAAGTATTGGAGATTTAAGTTTTGAATCTTTTGATGGTAACTCTGAGGATGAAAACTCAGATGGTAATTTTGAGCACATGTTAGTGAGTGATGGGCCAATGGAAGGCAAACTTGATGGAAATCCAATGATTTCTGAGTCAAGCTTAAGAAGTTCTTCGCCTGAAAATATTGTGGGTGATGCTCATCCAGAGCATCAAATGGTTAACAGGGAACTGCAGATATACGAGAGAATCAGTTATGAGATTGTTGAACCAACTGATCCTGAAACTGGAAGGGCAACGGCCAAAGAAGAATCGGGCCCTACATATCCAGAAGAATGTGATCAGTATACAGATGCTTTTGCAACCAACAAACACTCAGAAGATAAGCATTTACCCAATGCTCTATTGCCACTTCTGCGCTATTGCCAGTATGAAAGCTCAGAATCTTCCTGCAGTTTTCAGGGCTCACCTTGTGAAGATAGAAATTTCAGGAGTGATGCTGATGATAACGAGACAGAGGAAGCGTCATCCTCTGGCCAAGAGGATTCAAGTGACTTAAATGATATTCTTGAATGGGCCAAG GAAAATAATCATGGACCACTACAGATTATAAGCGAGTATTATCGATTACCTTGCCCTGCAAGGGGCTTGGCAGTTAGATTTCATCCTTTGGAACACCTGCATCCCTTGGAATATCATAGACTAGCTGAGGAAGCTCTCTGTCTTGTTGGTCCAACTGATGGTCTAAAATCATGCAGTCCTGATCTGAAATTAGTTGAT GCACATAATGCTCTTTTGGCAGAAGAGGCAACTGCATTATCCCTATGGGCTGTAGCATGCATATGTGGAACCTTGAGACTTGAACAT GTTTTAACGTTCTTTGCAGGAGTTCTGCTAGAGAAGCAGATAGTTGTTGTCTGTTCTAATTTG GGAGTTCTATCTGCTTCAGTATTGTCAGTTATTCCGCTAATCCGGCCTTACCAATGGCAAAGCCTACTAATGCCG GTTTTACCAAATGACATGCTTGAGTTTTTGGATGCACCTGTCCCTTACGTG GTTGGTATCAAGAACAAGACCAGTGAAATTCAGTCGAAGTTAACCAATGTGATTCTTGTTGATGCCAATAGAAATCAG GTGAAGTCACCAACAATCCCACAACTGCCTAGACAGAAAGAGCTAATCTCATCTTTACGTCCGTCTCATGCAATGCTTGTAGGAGAAAGTTACACGGGTAGGAGAAGGCCAGTGTATGAATGCACAGAAGTTCAG GTGGAAGCTGCAAAGGAGTTCCTTTCTGTGTTAAGATCTTACTTGGATTCACTTTGCGATAACATCCGTTCTCACACAATTACCAATGTACAATCCAATGATGATAAG GtatccttgcttttgaaggagAGTTTCATCGAGTCTTTCCCGTACCGCGATCGGCCTTTTATGAAG CTTTTCGTGGATACGCAGCTATTTTCCGTACATACAGATCTTATACTCTCTTTCTTCCAAAAAGAATAG
- the LOC130943964 gene encoding growth-regulating factor 1-like, with the protein MMNGGSSRSSRFPFTPSQWQELEHQALIYKYMASGISIPPDLLFSIKRGYHLDHSRLFPHHHPPQHLGWNYLQMGLGRKIDPEPGRCRRTDGKKWRCSKEAYPDSKYCERHMHRGKNRSRKPVEQQQPLKQSPAAAATNTDDAAASSHHAPSSSTTTTILSITNNNNSLSPLSSASLSSHHDLYHQHQHQHSFLYHHQPSSRSSNSIGFSFQDNNAAPLFLDTQTNTDCRERYIYGLKEEVDEHAFFTEPSGTMRSFSASSMDDSWQLTPLTISSSTSSKQRSCSGLSNENNNEYSYLQLHHHSFNADHNNNNNNSKQREAEQDHHQQGGGCYMALGKEEEPHHQKTTVHRFFDEWPHKSRGGSSWLDLDDKSSTTQLSISIPTSSHDFTTFTSRNTRDG; encoded by the exons ATGATGAATGGTGGAAGCAGCAGGAGCAGCAGGTTCCCATTCACACCATCACAGTGGCAAGAGCTTGAACACCAGGCACTCATCTACAAATACATGGCTTCCGGCATCTCCATCCCCCCTGATCTCCTCTTCTCCATCAAAAGAGGCTACCACCTTGACCACTCTAGGCTCTTCCCTCACCACCACCCTCCACAACACC TTGGATGGAACTATCTGCAGATGGGTCTGGGAAGAAAGATAGACCCTGAACCAGGAAGATGCAGAAGAACCGATGGAAAAAAATGGAGATGCTCAAAGGAAGCATATCCAGATTCAAAGTACTGTGAGAGGCACATGCACAGAGGCAAGAACCGTTCAAGAAAGCCTGTGGAACAACAACAACCTTTGAAACAATCACCAGCAGCAGCAGCAACGAACACCGATGATGCTGCTGCTTCTTCTCAtcatgctccatcttcttcaaCCACAACAACAATCTTATCAATCACCAACAACAAtaactctctctctcctctctcatCTGCATCACTGTCCTCTCATCATGACCTTTATCAtcaacaccaacaccaacactCCTTCCTCTACCACCACCAACCCTCTTCAAGGTCCTCCAACTCCATTGGCTTCTCTTTTCAGGACAACAACGCTGCTCCTTTGTTTCTTGACACCCAGACCAACACCGACTGCAG AGAGAGGTATATTTATGGGCTGAAAGAGGAGGTGGATGAGCATGCTTTCTTCACTGAACCTTCGGGAACAATGAGAAGCTTCTCTGCTTCGTCCATGGATGATTCATGGCAGCTGACACCACTCACCATAAGCTCCTCAACTTCTTCGAAGCAGAGGAGCTGCTCTGGCTTGTCCAATGAAAACAACAACGAGTACTCTTACTTGCAGCTTCACCACCATAGCTTCAACGCTGAtcataacaacaacaacaacaactcaaaGCAAAGAGAAGCAGAACAAGATCATCATCAGCAGGGTGGTGGTTGCTACATGGCTCTTGGGAAAGAAGAAGAGCCACATCATCAGAAGACCACCGTTCATCGTTTCTTCGATGAATGGCCTCACAAGAGTAGAGGAGGCTCATCCTGGCTTGATTTGGATGATAAATCTTCCACTACTCAGCTTTCCATTTCCATCCCCACATCCTCTCATGACTTCACAACCTTCACTTCAAGGAACACTAGAG ATGGTTAA